The genome window CTGCGTCGTCGGCCTGCCGCGCTCGCCCGGATAGGCAACCGATACCTGACGGACTTCCAGCGTGCTCATGCTCAGGACTCCGCGATGATCGCCGCTTAGCGCGCGGCCTTCTGCACGAACTGCGGATCGACGCCGGCCGAATAGTCGGCGAGCACCGTCTGGATCGTGCCTTGCGATTTGAGGAAGGTGGCGGTCGCCGCCAGCGACTTCGCCGCGCCCGATTGCGCACCGCCGCCGAGCCACGTCGGCGACGCCTGCTCGGCCGCGGTCGGGAACGCATAGAGCGCGAGGCTGGCCGGTACGTCCTGCGCGTTCGCGCCCGACACCTTCGCGACCGCCGCGACCTGCGGCGAACCGACCTTCCACGCCGCCGCATGCGCGCGGTAGTCGGCATCGGCCGCCGCGAGCACCTTCACGAAGCGCGTGACGAACTCGGGGTTATCGCGTGCGAACTTGCGGCTCACGACGAAGCCGTCGAAGGTCGCCTTGCCACTTTCTTTCGCAACCTGGCCGGACGTCGTCAGCACGGTGCCCGACTGCTTGACCTTCGCGAGCACCGGATCCCAGATGTAGGTCGCGTCGATGTCGCCACGTGCCCACGCCGCCGCGACTTCGGGCGGACGCAGGTTGACGATCTTCACGTCGTTCGGATTGACGCCCGCGGCCTGCAGCGCGACGAGCGTGTGGAAATGCGACGTCGACACGAACGGCACGCCGATCTTCCTGCCCTTCAGCGATGCGACGTTCGTGACGCCCGAGCCGTTGCGCGCGACGAGCGCCTCAGCGTCGTTGATGTTGTCGAGCACCCAGAACAGCGAGATGTCGAGCCCCTGCGACAGCCCGGCCGCGATCGGGCTCGAGCCGGCTTCGCCGAGCTGCACGGAGCCCGACGCGAGCGCGCGGATCACGTCGGCGCCGCTGTCGAGCTTGCGGAACGTGACCTTGTAGCCGGTCGCCTTTTCGACTTCACCACTCGCCTGCGCATAGCGCCACGGCACCACCATGTCCTGGTACGCGATCACGACTTCGCGCGTTTCGGCGTGCGCCGCGCCGAGCGCGGCAAAGGCGGTCAGCGCGACGACGGCGCGGCGGATGAAGCTGAAACGGGACATGCGGCTCTCCTTCGGAATGCGGGCATTGCTGCGGAAGAGCCGACTATAGGAGCTTTGCGCGCGGCGGGAGCGAACTTATCCTGCGAAGCTATCGATGCCGTTTCAGCTTTGCTTTCCATGCTCGACCGGATTGCGTGTCCGGTCGGGTGGCGATTGCCGTGCGAACGCAAGCCGGGCGTCCGCGCCAACGAAAATCTATGGTCAGC of Burkholderia sp. HI2500 contains these proteins:
- the tauA gene encoding taurine ABC transporter substrate-binding protein; translated protein: MSRFSFIRRAVVALTAFAALGAAHAETREVVIAYQDMVVPWRYAQASGEVEKATGYKVTFRKLDSGADVIRALASGSVQLGEAGSSPIAAGLSQGLDISLFWVLDNINDAEALVARNGSGVTNVASLKGRKIGVPFVSTSHFHTLVALQAAGVNPNDVKIVNLRPPEVAAAWARGDIDATYIWDPVLAKVKQSGTVLTTSGQVAKESGKATFDGFVVSRKFARDNPEFVTRFVKVLAAADADYRAHAAAWKVGSPQVAAVAKVSGANAQDVPASLALYAFPTAAEQASPTWLGGGAQSGAAKSLAATATFLKSQGTIQTVLADYSAGVDPQFVQKAAR